From the Manis pentadactyla isolate mManPen7 chromosome 15, mManPen7.hap1, whole genome shotgun sequence genome, the window ACACTGAGATTCACATCCAGGCAGTGTGGTCCCAGTATCCAATGCTCTTGCCCACCTTGCAATACCATTTCCCTTGAGAGCTGGCACCACCCTTCACTCAGCTGCCCCAGCCAAAAGCCTTAAAGCTATACTGCATcctattctctccctcactcccaTTTCCAATCTGGGTCCTTTCTCATCTCCCTGCTACACACCATTGAAATCTTTTCACTTCTTGACCCCACCACCATCTTAACCTGGACTGGTGCCATAGCATCCTTGCTGGTCTGCATCTCTGTGTCCTGCAATCCATTCTTTGACCCACAGCTAGAGAGTGTTTAAAAACACAAACCACATTATACCACTCTCCTGCTCAAAATCCTTCTATTAGgataaataataatagcaaacatttaTACAGCACTTACCaggtgcctggcactgtgccaagtgtgttatatatatttgattatttaaattaaaatacaaaatgccCCATTTTATCCTACAAGGCCCCACACCATCTGGCTCCCATCTCCACTCTCTCCTTCACTCACTTGGGCTCCAGTCCCACTAGCCTTTTCACCATCACTGAAACaggccacctcagggcctttgcacttgctgtttcctctttctggaatgcccttctctctgttctttgcaaGTAACCCCTACTTATTCTTCAGGGCTCCATTCAAATGCCACTTCCTCATCGATGTCTTTCCTGACACCCCCTCCTTTCCCAGTCTATCCTGAGTTTCCCATTAGATCTTCTCAGAGCTCCCAGTTGGTCCCAGCCTGAGCATAGGAAGTAATTAATTAATCAGTTACTTATGTGGTTcactgtttattgtctgtctctcctCCACTGGaacataagctccatgagggccaGGATTTATGTCTACTTGCTCGCTGCTCTCTTCCTGGCATCCATGGCACATAGTagcagctcaataaatatttgtcagttAAATAAATTCAAGAATGTAGAGCACCTATCATGAGCCAGCACAGAGCCTTGAAAGTTGCTGGTGTTCAAACTACACGGAATGATTAAATGATTGTTGGGAGCTAGGCACTGTAGCCAGTAGGAACTGAAAGCGGGAGGGAGGTCTCTCTGTGTCCCTGTGACAGCTTCTACCTCTCCCGCAGCTCCGGGGAACCCTGTACAACACCGGCCGCCATGTCTCCTTCCTGCCTGCACCACGGCCTGTGGTCAATGTGTCTGGAGGGCCCCTCCTTTATAGCCACCGACTCAGCGAACTGCGGCTGCTCTTTGGAGCGCGTGACGGAGCTGGCTCTGAACACCAGATCAACCACCAGGGCTTCTCTGCGGAGGTGGTGCCCACTGGCTTCTGATCCTTGACCTTTACCCTGCTGCATTGACCCTGTTTCTCCTGCCTCACCCTTCTCTTAATGCCTCACTCCATCCTCCTCCGCAGAACCTGCCCCCCCTCCACCCTGGGCACTAGGCCTCAACCTGACTTGAGACCCCAAATGCCCAGGGCTGCCCTTGTTTCTCCCTCTTCTGCTTGGGGACTCCCACTTTCTGTGCTCCCTTCCCAGGTGCAGCTCATCCACTTCAACCAAGAACTCTACGGGAACCTCAGTGCCGCCTCCCGGGGCCCCAATGGCTTAGCCATTCTCAGCCTCTTTGTCAATGTGAGCCCAGGCAAGAttctgagggagggaggggctgaggCCTGGAATCTGGGGTCTGAGGAGAGGGAGTCTGGGAGGCCCAGACTCCTGGGTCCTGTGGGAGGAAGGGTTTGGGGGCTTGGACTTCTGGGCTCCTACCTCCTCTCCCTGTACCCCTACACAGGTGGCTGGCAGCTCAAACACATTCCTCAGTCGTCTCCTTAACCGGGACACCATCACCCGCATCTCCTACAAGAGTAAGTCCCCACTGCATTGGGGGAGGTACACATGTGAGATCAAGGGGTGCAGCCCTCTTCACTCTGGCCTGATATTTCCACAGATGATGCCTACTTTCTTCAAGACCTGAGCCTGGAGCTCCTATTCCCTGAGTCCTTTGGGTTTATCACCTATCAGGGCTCTCTCAGCACCCCGCCCTGCTCGGAGACTGTCACCTGGATCCTCATTGACCGGGCCCTCAATATCACCTCCCTCCAGGTgaccctctgccctcccccaacccactCCCTGGCCTGGGTTGCCTCACCTTCCTCCCACAGACTGGGAACTCAGGAGGCTTAGACGGTCAGACAACTCTTGGAGGTGGGGTGCCCCAGGGTTGGGTCTTCCTTGTAATGCATTATTCACTGTTTTCCCCCTCCCATGGCAGATGCACTCCCTGAGACTCCTGAGCCAGAATCCTCCATCCCAGATCTTCCAGAGCCTCAGCGGTAATGGCCGGCCCCTGCAGCCCTTGGCCCACAGGGCCCTGAGGGGCAACAGGGACCCCCGGCACCCCGAGAGGCGATGCCGAGGCCCCAACTACCGCCTGCATGGTATGGTCCAGTCTGCACCCCCTCCACATCTTGTTCTTACCTTCCTGTGTGTTGTTCCCTACCCCCACTTTGCTGCTTCTGTATGGTCCAGCCTCCTGACCTCTCATTCACTCTTTCTACCTTATCCTTACGTGTCAACGTGGTACAGTCCACCTCCCCGCCATAGACCATTGCTGGTCCGTGATCTTTCCTTTTCACTGCTTGTAATTTGCAAGTTGGTATATAACCCAAGACCCCTGGCTTCCTTGTGGTACTATTAAGTCCTGACTGGTCTTAATCTATCACTATGGCTTTCCAGAATGGGTACAGCCTGGATCCTTTCCCTGTTTCCAAGTGGTACAACCCTATCCTCTTTTCCATAATCtgacacacacacgcaccctTACTAAGAATCAACATGGTACAATCCCCTGCCCTTTCTACTGCCTCCTTGTGGTTCAGCCCAATGATATCACGGGCCACCTCTCTGGCTTCACAACATGGTACAGTCCAGATCTCCCCATGAATAACTTCACGTAGTTGAGCCTAATGCTGAAACTGGACGTCCTTATTCCACCCAACCGCTGCCTCTCAATGGTTCAGCCCAGTACAGTCCAGTATCTGATCATTTCCCCCGGCTTCTCAACCTGGTACATTCCGGTTCCCCCTTCGCAGCCTCCCTGTGGTAGAGCTCTGCGCGGTCCAGCCCCGCCCCTGCACGCCTACTGCAGGGTCCGACCAATCGTTCCTTAAACTAAGCCCACCCTCCTCGACCGGTGTCGTTTGTCTTACAGTGGATGGTGCCCCCCATGGTCGCTGAAACCCCATCGAGGATTGCGCCCGCCCTTCTCAAGCCTCCTCACAAAGGGAGTCACCCCCAAAACAAAGCTATTAAAGGGACAGAATACTTCCTGTTTCTCAGTGGTGTGATTTTAGGTGCGGCGGGGAAACATTTGATTACTAATAAAGAATAGCAGCTTTCTTCTAGAAACCAATCTCCCCTTTCCATATCCCACTACCGGGTTTTTTTTGGTGTCCTGTTTCGCAAGCCCTCGTTTTGGGTATGCGGCTCCTTTAAGCGGCtcctctgtcccccaccccctcccggtCAGGCAGCACGCGCACAGCCATGTGCTTCACCCTCTCGTCAGCCTCATTGGCCTGAACTGGGTCACGGTCCCGCCCCCGGCGCTGACTCCTATTGGGCAAATGTAGGTCAGGATCCCGCCTCCCACCAAAAGGCAAGGCAACTTCGCTCGCTGAGCACCTCACACGCCCTCCCGGGCCTTAGCGGATCCAGGGGTCCTATTGGCTTGTGTGTCTTGAGGGTTCGAGACGCGATTGGCCCGCGCTTTAAGCCGGAGGGAGGCACGCGGTTGGGGTGCCTGGCCCAAGAGGCGGGCGGGGCAGGGCAGGCGCGGGTGGGGGCTGACAGGAGGGGTGCGCGTTCGGGCGTCGGGTGTtttggtttgtgtttttttttttttttgggaaagAAGTTTGCTTTGGCCACGCCTCAAGGCGGCcgcctcctcctgccccttcccccGCCCCTCCGCACACACCTCTTGGTGCAGATTGCAAAGCGCCTTTGGTTGAGAGGGCTGCAGATTTTGCAAGAGCCAGGCTCGCCCACCTTGTAGAAGGAACGCCTTGTGTCCCCTTGAACTCTCGGTTGCAAAGAGCCGGCCGCCTGATTTGATCACCCCCTCACCCAGACTGCATGATCTCCTGGGACCCTCTTGAGTTGCACGTTTCTGCACCAAGGACTGCAAATCCCCATCGCTCCTAGGATTTGCAGTGTTCTGGATATTGGAGGCTTGCAAGCTACGCTCGCCCAGCCCTGGGTAGACACTCGCCCGAACCACAGGAGTGTGCCGCTGACTGGCGGGCCAGCTTTTCGCCTCTCCATGAGCCCGTGAGCCTTCGGGCAGGTGCCCGGCAATGGCGCGGCCCGTGAGCGACAGGACCCCGGCCCCCCTGCTGCTGGGCGGCCCGGCTGGGGCACCCCCTGGCGGGGGAGCGCTGCTTGGGCTGCGAAGCCTTCTGCAGGGGACCAGCAAGCCCAAAGAGCCAGCCAGCTGTGAGTTCTACCCCCATCTCGCCCAACTCAACACCCCACTCCCTTAGGGACTCAAGTGCGGGGAGGTGAGGGGGTCCACAGCTACCTCCTTCGTGCCAGTAGTCCCTCCTCCCAACCTTTACCCAAGTACTAAGGTGTTTAGGCCCCCTGATCCCTCAGCACCCAGGATCCAAAAGTACCAGTTCTCAAGCCCATCCACCTGGAGGACCCGGGAATCCAGGCCTCAAgtctcctcctctctgaggacccAAGAGTCTAGCCCCCAGGCCCCTCTTCCGATTGGTTCCAGGCGTCTGGACCCCTGGGGTCCAGGGCGGAGAGAGGGGGTGTGTCGGATGCTCACACGGTAGTGACACGGGCTTGGGCGGGGCCGACTGGGGTCACATGGAGTCTAGGGATGAGGAATGTGCCCCAGGAACGGAGCCCCTTCCTGCCCCTTACAGAGTGTGGGGGCGGGGAAAGGGGGTACAATGCGCAGGAAATGATGGGTAGGTTACAGAGGAATTACAGAGCTATCATTTTTTCCTCTCACCTGTCCAATCCTCCACCTACCTCTGCCTGAACTTCCGTCCACCTCCCGTGTCTCCATCCCTTCCCGGATCTCTgtgcccacccccccaccccgggTCCTTGTCCTCTCCTCTGAGTCTTTATTCTTCTCTCGGTGTCTGTCCCCCTCCCTGTGGATCTCTGGGTCTCATTCCCTTCTCTCTGGGTCCTTGCCCTCCTTCTCCAATCTCTGCCCTTTTCCCGTCTGTCCCTCTTACCCTGGATCTCCGCCATGTGGGTCTCTGTCCCCGCTTTCCTCATGTCTGTCTGACTCGAAATCTCTTCTCCATCTCTAtcttcctttccctcccactctgcctggtCTTTCCCTGGCCCACAGGTCTCCTGAAGGAAAAGGAGCGCAAGGCAGGTCCGCCGGCAGCCACAGCCCCCGGGCCAGGCCTGGAGACGGCGGGCCCGGCGGATGCCCCAGCTGGGGCGGTGGTGGGCGGCGGGTCCCCGCGGGGGCGCCCCGGGGCCGCGCCTGCCGGTCTGTTGGCGCCGCTGCTGTGGGAGCGGACACTGCCGTTCGGCGACGTGGAGTACGTGGACCTGGACGCCTTCCTGCTAGAGCACGGGCTCCCGCCCAGCCCGCCACCCCCCGGCGGCCCGTCACCGGCGCCCTCGCCCGTGCGCACTCCTGCACCCTCCCCGGGACCCGGCTCCTGCGGCTCGGCTTCCCCTCGCTCCTCGCCCGGGCACGCCCCCGCCCGGGCTGCCCTTGGGGCCGCCGGCGGCCACCGCTCAGGTGCTACGGCGGGGGCAGGGCTTGGACTCCAGTAGGCAGGGCTGTGAAACACGGGACTGGGACGGTGGGACTGGGGCAGCTTGCCCGAATTCGGGGTCCGCTAGTAGAGAGATGTCGGGAGAGAAGTCCGGATTCTGTGTTCCCTAATGGATCGGGAACTGTGTCTCCTGGATCCATAGGAGATGAGGGACGTGGAACCCCGAATTCCAAGAAGCCTGCCCAGTGGGGAGGTAGTGTAGACTTTTCTGTGGGACGTGGGGCCAAAGGGTCCAGATACTCGAGGAGCCAGGACTGGGATCCTAAAACACCGGAGTTATTTACTGGGGAGAGAACTGCACTCCAGAATCTGGGCGCAGAATCTGTGGAACTTGGGGTAGGACCACAACTCCTAGGCTCTCTACAGGGGAGAAGGCGACTGCTGAGCAGACTTGTGTCCCTAGGACGTGAGGGACTGGTTGCTCGGTACCCCAATGGAGAGGGGCTGACGCCCCTGGTCCCGGAATCCTCCAGAGGGGAGAAAGTCAGGGATCTTCATCCTAGGTCTTTGTGGCGAGGACCGAATTTCCTATATTCCTGGGAGAGGAGGAGCCTGGGATCCCAGATTCTTGTGTGTCCCAGTGGGGAAAAGGACCAGGGGGAGAAAGTTGAGGGTGTCGATTGGTTCTTTTGTGTACGTTAGAGAGCTGGGGGGCCTGGATTCTTGGAGGTTGATAGTTTCTAGCTGAAAGACACAAAGGAATCAAACAGGAAGGTGTGCTTCCTGGGCACTTTTGAGGTCTCCGGGGCGCACTGCAAATCTGGGGTTCCTGACACACCTGTCCCTAGCCCAGCCTCTCCGCAGAACCCAGGCCCTCCCCTTCCCAGGCGCACATTCCTGCGCCACGTGAGTCCTAACCTCTCTCCCTCTGTACTTCGCGCTTTGCGCACGCGCGATCACGCGGAGGGGGCGGGGACTAGGGAACTTGAGGGCGCCCCTGCCGGCTGTGGGGGCGGGGCGGGAAAGCAGGCGCCTGCACGTGACTCGGCTCTGAACCCGTGTCCTCAGCTGACCTGGGCTTGCCCGCTCTTAAAGGCACAGGCCGCCCCTCCTCTTTAAACAATGTCCTGGAACCTGAGCCGGTTAGCTTCTCTTCCCTGACACTTCGGAGCTAGTAGCCTAAGAGACTACTTTGACGTCTTTTCAGTGCATTGGAGTCCTTTTGCCTGAGCAACCGGGGTCTAGGCTTTGGTCAGGGATTCAGTAAGGATTCCCGCTAGACTATGGGAAAGACATACGTGAATGTGAATTTGAAGACCATGACGTTTTAGAAGAAATAGCACAGACTCATGTGTTACTTTAGGGCAAGTCAGGTATGATTGGGCTTGTTTCTCTGTGTGCAGAAGTGGAGTTGGTTCCATGATTTCTAAGCATCTTTGTGGCTTAGGAAACCTTCATATTTTGTATTAGGGAGGTTCATTCCCAGTGGGCTTTATGTTAGACCTCATAAGGGCCTCCCTTGTGGTGAATATGATACCGGAGCAGGGGATAGCCTCTGAGAACCCCCTCCCCAAATAAATGCGCACTCTGGTAACCCATTCTATTTCTCCAAGGCTTGACCTCTCGGGACACACCCAGCCCTGTGGACCCAGACACCGTGGAGGTGCTGATGACCTTTGAACCTGATCCAGCCGATTTAGCCCTGTCAAGCATTCCTGGCCATGAGACCTTTGACCCTCGGAGACATCGTTTCTCAGAGGAGGAACTTAAGCCCCAGCCTATCATGAAGAAGGCGCGGAAGATCCAAGTGCCAGAGGAGCAGAAGGTGAGCCCTTCCTGATGTAGGGCACAGGCCCCACAGCCAGGATGGCCCCTTCCTCACAGTCAGGCCTGGGCTTGTCACTGGATTAGCTCTTAACCTACAGCCAAGGGTCAGCCCTCCTTGGCCATGGGATGCAAAACGGAAGAGGATTGGATTTGAGATTTATGAAGGTGGTATTATTGGGGGACACAGACTCAGCTGGCCCTGCTGGGCCTGCTTGTATAGGCTTGGAACTTCTCCAATTAGTGGACTCAAAACTCTCACTGGGGCAGGCTTCAGTCTCTATCAGGCCCAGTTGCTAAGCACAGCATCCCTTAGCAACAGGGTATCAGCCTTTTTTTTCTGGGCAGCCAGCCAACTGGGGCTGGTCCTTTGATCTTTTATTTGGGgtatcctttggagtgattgcATCTGCCTAGGATGCAGACTTTGCCAGCTCCTCTAGGCCTTATTTCTTGGGCCTGGACTGTTCATTGGTCAGAGGCCTCAGGTTCCCATTAGCAGCCGGGGCCACATTCTGCTTTGGGTTGCTTTAGGCAGTGACTGCATCATTCTAGCATATTCCATCTTTGCCAGTTCTAGGGTCTTCTCTAGCAAGAGGTGCCCAGGCTTCTCTCACAAGACTTTGCCATACCTTGCATGATATACAACTACTTGAAGCAGCAAGGAGTGGCCTAAGCGAAATCTAGACCAGTGGTTTCTCCTGCCATGGGGCCTTAGCAAAGGGACTGGATTTACCCTAGCAAGAGGGACTAGGCTTTAATGAAATGGGGGTGGCAGGGCATCTTTTGGAACTCTGGGTAGTCCTTGTTACTAAGGAGTGGTCCTCCTCCATAACCAAATTCCAGGACTGGAGAACCCTAAACATAGTGGTTTGCAAGTGTTTCAGGATAGGCCCCTTTGCGATGGGACAACTCTTCTAGCAACCAGAACCTGTTGGAGATGAAGCTGCTCCCTGGCCTCTATTCAGGGCCCCTGGCTCAGAAACTGGCTGCGGTCATTGGGACCACTTAGATCTTTTGTTTGCTGAGGAGAGTTGCAGTTGCCTTGGCAACCAAGTCAAAAGGGCCCCACTCAGGTTTTTTTGGGGACACCAAACCCCATCACTAGGAATCCTATACTTTCCTTAGCAACCAGGATCTGGGAAGGTGATGCATAAAGCCGTGCTTTTTACTGGGAGAAGCCCTCAGACCCTGACGGCCCTGTTGCTGGGGAACAAGCATCATTAGCAAGCAGGAGCTTTGCTAAGTTGTCAAGTGTGCTGGGCTGGGGTCTGCTTTGTGCAGTAGAGACTTGAAGCCCAGTTGCTTGGGGGTGGGCAGATTATCTCATGCCTTAGCTGTTGCTAGGAGTCTGCTCTCCTTAGCAACCAGAGACCTTGAAGGGTAGACCCTTGGGTACCTGTTCCAGACTGGTATCCTTTAGACCCCACTGCTGAGcaagcagcagccctgggggtCTTTCAGATGccctctggtgtttgagggaacAAGCAAAGCTGCTTCTCCCAGCCCTTCTGTACTTCAGTGtcttcctttccccacccccaggaCGAGAAGTACTGGAGCCGGCGGTACAAGAATAACGAGGCAGCCAAGCGGTCCCGCGACGCCCGGCGGCTCAAGGAGAATCAGATATCAGTGCGGGCGGCCTTCCTGGAGAAGGAGAACGCCCTGCTGCGGCAGGAGGTGGTGGCCGTGCGCCAGGAGCTGTCCCACTACCGCGCCGTGCTGTCCCGTTACCAGGCCCAGCACGGAGCCCTGTGATGTCGCCCCTCACCCCCACCGGGCAGGGCTCTCCTCCGCCTCGCTCAGACTTGTGCCCTGatgtcctctttccttccttaccTGTGGCCCATGGGCCGGCCAGCTGGGTGCCCCAGGGATGTGATGATGCagataaatacatttatatttttaagaaaaagcgAGCCTCCCCCCTCCCTTGCGGGGGCGGGGAGGGTCCTCTGTGTGTGCCCCTGGCACGTCGGGGGCCCTATCCTCCCACCGCCTCCGTTAACACGACCCTGAATAAATCTTGAGAACCCCAGAGCCAGCTGTCgtgggggaggaggcagctgTCTGGCTCCAGTTCAAGGCCAGCGGGTCACACTGGCCGCAGTCTGTGGGTAGGTCTGGGCTCCGATCCATACGAGGCAGGAAAGGCCCAGTCTGATTCCTCCCTCGGGATGCAGGATGGAGGGGcgacagtcttaagaggaatgaaGCGACTGCCTTTATTGCATAGACTTTTTCAATTGCTTTGTGGATCGCGGCCGGGAGACGCACAACAGACTGGGGAAAGGGACTTCCCCGCTCCGTCCCGCGGGGGAGGGACAGTAGTGCAAATCCGAGCGTCCGCCGGGAGAAACCTGCCCCTTCAGGGCTGATTGGCCAGTTGCGTGGAGGAACCGTAGTAGATTGGGAAAAATCCGGGCGCTGACTAGCCAATCAACTAAAGCCTCCTACAGCCCGTACATTCTTGGTCCTGTCATTGGACGACGCATAGAGCAGGTTCCGCCCTCAGCCGACCTGCCTTTTAAGAGCTGGTAGCAAGCATCTGAACTAAGCCCCGTTCCGCCTAGTTAGGGACTGCCCACGGCGAGGGTCCAATTTACGTGACCGTGCCGACGCCCACCCTCTGGAATTCGGGCTACCCTGTAGCACCACCTCCGGTTCCCCGCGGACGGGCGCAACCCGGAGACGAGGCCAAGCCCCGCCCCTTGGAATGTAGGGCCCCCCCCTTGGGGGGGCTCCAGGCTTTGTTAGGTTCAGGGATCCTGTCCAGGCCATCCGGGAGGCCCGGTGAGTAGTGTACCGAGGCCTGGGTGCATCTGGGCCTGCAGCGGCCCATACTCCACCTGCTCCCCGTCCACGGTGAGCACACCACGAGACGTAAGCGGCTCGAGGCGGAAGGCACGGGCTGCGGTATATCCCAACTGTGGACAGTCCAGGCTTAAGTGGCTACCGTGCTCCATGGCCAAGAAAAGGCGCAGCAGCGCAGCCCGCGAAATGCCGCCGcgcacccaacacaggtgcaCCAGGCCGTCGTCAAAGCGCGCATGGGGAGCTGCCACGAGGTCAGCCCCCAGGTGACTGGGTGAGATAGCCAAAATGAGCACAAAGTCCCCCTCCATTGTCACCCAGCCTGGGGGTAGTGCGGTGCCCAGAGGAGGGAGCAGATGGTCTGCTGGGCCCCTGGTAGAGACGGCAACTGTGGCATTAGGTTTGGAAGATGGGAGCCCAGAGGATGATGGCATTTCTGGGGCTCCCTTGGAGATGGGTGAGAGTATAGCTGCCTTGGGGGAGCCGGGGGGTGAGGGCAGCAGTGGGTCTGGGGACAATGGAGTATCCCCAGCTCCACCCCAGTCTCCTGCCAGCTCTGGGCCCCCACCATTGAGCAACAGGTTGGGCAGTTCAGGGGAGCCAGGGGAGGTCAGGGCAGACTGGGGCAGCGGCAGGGGCAGGTCAGACACTGAGCGATGCAGGGGTGAGTGGGCCacagcaggggctggggctggggctggagccaGGGTCAGCTCTGACTTGGCACGCGGCAGGCCATGGGCAGGGGTGGGTGAGGAAGCTTCCATGGTGGCAGGGAGGTAAGAGAGGCGTCCACGGTAGGTGTGCAATGTGGCGAGGCCGAGCACCGTGCCCAGTGTGAATCGGGCACTGCCCAGGGCCCTGAAACGCTCACTCTGGATGTCCACATCTGACACAAAGCCCCAGGCCACTGACAGGAAGGAGAAACAGCGGGAGCCTGAAGCCAGCGTCACAGATAGCAGGTCCAGTGGGCGGCTGCCACCCCGGCAGAGCAGCAGCGAGCAGTTGAGCAGCAGGTCGACACCGAGGGCTGGCTCAAACCTTCATGGCCAGAGGTGGATAGACACAGTGGGAAAAGTAAACAGGGTTGGGTGAGAGACACACAGCACAAGGCAGTGAGGAGAAAGACAATACAGGTGGGGAAAAAGACGGCAGGGAGACCAGGCAGGCCCTGTCCTGGGCTCACGTGCAGCCATGTGGCTGCCTCCAGACAGTTCTTCCATCCCATAAGCATTTGTTGAGTGCCACCTCTGAGGCACAGCTGTGGGCACTAGGAATACAGCTAGGGACAGGCAAACCTGTTGAGGAGTGTATGGGGAACATCCTACAGCCAGATTGATAGACTGGACTGCGGGCTGAGGGGATACATCTGGGGGCAGATATGCCAGGTCCCTGTTATCCCAGGAGGGCTCATCCCTCTCCTACTCAGAGTATCCTCAGGCATGCCCCACCTACCCCCCATGCTGGTTCACAGCTCCAGCAAGCGCGTTGCCTGAGCCACAGGGGAGGATGCCCACGGGCATCTTCACAGCCTCCTCCCAGTCAGGGCGCTCTAGGAGTCCATTCAGCACCTGGAGGGCAGGAGATCAAACACTTGGAGCCTGGTCCCAGACCCAAAGTCCCCCCCCAGTAGGATGCTCCTGCCCTACCTCATAGAGCAGCCCATCGCCTGACACCGTGATGATGCTATCCCACTCGCTCAGGCTCAGCCCCTGGACCAGCTCCCGGGCATGGTTGTGTCGCTCTAATGTGGGGAACCAGGAGGTGAGGCAGGCTATTCTACCCCCACTCCCTAGGACTCAGAAGGTCTAGCCTCCTAGCACCCCGACCTCCACGCTGACACCACCCTTACCTGTCTGGATGAGGTTGAAGGACAGCCCAGCTTCAGAGATCATAGGCAGCACGTGGTTCTTACACCACTGCCAGGCCAGGCCCCGCCCCCCAAAGGGATTGACCAATAGGAGCAGTCGGGGTGGCCTTGGCAGAAGCTCAGGGGTGATTTCTGCAGAAAGAGGGGAAGCATTCTACAGAGGCTAGAGACAGAGGCCCTCTCACCTCAGAAACAGGAACTGTAAACGGGTCCCAGTGGAACTGGAGGAGGTCGGCACTGGAGCCTACTGGAAGTTAAAACTTTTCTCCCAGGCCTCACCTGCCCAGGGTTGGGGCACAGGTGCTGAGACAAAGATAGAACAGCTCAGGTGTCTAATCCCAGTGCCCTTTGGAACCACGTGTGGAAGGAGGGCTGTGGTTTCCTCATCCCTAAACACCTGAAACCCAGGATCAGGCCACTCCACTGTGTGGGGctccctcactgtcaccatcccTGCAGGACCGTGGTGCACAAAGAAGTCCCACCAGTGGGGATCCTCGAACCATACCTTCCTGTGCCAACTGAGGTCCCTAGGTGGGAGCCTCTGCCTGAAAGCCTTTTCTGACCACCCCCCGCCTTCCCCATAGGCTGGATCAGATGCCCCTCTGGGCTTCTGAGATGCCCTTGGAGACCTCTGTGAGCCCATCACCCTGGGTGGTGACTGATGTCTCAGTCTGCTGCTCTCGCCAGCCAGGAACCTCTGACTCATCTGTGGTCAGGACCCAAGGAAGGGAGAACAAAGACAGAAACCTAGTGAGGGAGCAGAAGACACAAATCACTTTTCTCTGCCTGTGACTGTTCTTTCTATAGCCCATCCCTGTCTGTTTCCATACAGACCCAGGGAGACACAtcacatagacacacagaaaagcagagacagagatgcccaGAGGGAGATCTGAAGAGACACCAAGGTGGCTCTAGGACAGAGTAGCAGCCCGGTGCCTCACCCCCATCTGTGGGTAGCAGCTGTCCACGGAGCAGACATGTGAGGGCAGTGGCCCAGCGCTGGGCCTCAG encodes:
- the CA11 gene encoding carbonic anhydrase-related protein 11 isoform X1, whose amino-acid sequence is MGCAACLSAPGALVLWAALGAAAHIGPAPDPEDWWSYKDNLQGNFVPGPPFWGLVNAAWSLCAVGKRQSPVDVELKRVLYDPFLPPLRLSTGGEKLRGTLYNTGRHVSFLPAPRPVVNVSGGPLLYSHRLSELRLLFGARDGAGSEHQINHQGFSAEVQLIHFNQELYGNLSAASRGPNGLAILSLFVNVAGSSNTFLSRLLNRDTITRISYKNDAYFLQDLSLELLFPESFGFITYQGSLSTPPCSETVTWILIDRALNITSLQMHSLRLLSQNPPSQIFQSLSGNGRPLQPLAHRALRGNRDPRHPERRCRGPNYRLHVDGAPHGR
- the CA11 gene encoding carbonic anhydrase-related protein 11 isoform X3; the protein is MRISSRPPFWGLVNAAWSLCAVGKRQSPVDVELKRVLYDPFLPPLRLSTGGEKLRGTLYNTGRHVSFLPAPRPVVNVSGGPLLYSHRLSELRLLFGARDGAGSEHQINHQGFSAEVQLIHFNQELYGNLSAASRGPNGLAILSLFVNVAGSSNTFLSRLLNRDTITRISYKNDAYFLQDLSLELLFPESFGFITYQGSLSTPPCSETVTWILIDRALNITSLQMHSLRLLSQNPPSQIFQSLSGNGRPLQPLAHRALRGNRDPRHPERRCRGPNYRLHVDGAPHGR
- the CA11 gene encoding carbonic anhydrase-related protein 11 isoform X2, with the protein product MRGRGRREWRREKRPRNREKRQERRRRGGREKLESDRGTEGGGGGGPPFWGLVNAAWSLCAVGKRQSPVDVELKRVLYDPFLPPLRLSTGGEKLRGTLYNTGRHVSFLPAPRPVVNVSGGPLLYSHRLSELRLLFGARDGAGSEHQINHQGFSAEVQLIHFNQELYGNLSAASRGPNGLAILSLFVNVAGSSNTFLSRLLNRDTITRISYKNDAYFLQDLSLELLFPESFGFITYQGSLSTPPCSETVTWILIDRALNITSLQMHSLRLLSQNPPSQIFQSLSGNGRPLQPLAHRALRGNRDPRHPERRCRGPNYRLHVDGAPHGR
- the DBP gene encoding D site-binding protein isoform X1, translated to MARPVSDRTPAPLLLGGPAGAPPGGGALLGLRSLLQGTSKPKEPASCLLKEKERKAGPPAATAPGPGLETAGPADAPAGAVVGGGSPRGRPGAAPAGLLAPLLWERTLPFGDVEYVDLDAFLLEHGLPPSPPPPGGPSPAPSPVRTPAPSPGPGSCGSASPRSSPGHAPARAALGAAGGHRSGLTSRDTPSPVDPDTVEVLMTFEPDPADLALSSIPGHETFDPRRHRFSEEELKPQPIMKKARKIQVPEEQKDEKYWSRRYKNNEAAKRSRDARRLKENQISVRAAFLEKENALLRQEVVAVRQELSHYRAVLSRYQAQHGAL
- the DBP gene encoding D site-binding protein isoform X2 translates to MRNVPQERSPFLPLTECGGGERGYNAQEMMGLLKEKERKAGPPAATAPGPGLETAGPADAPAGAVVGGGSPRGRPGAAPAGLLAPLLWERTLPFGDVEYVDLDAFLLEHGLPPSPPPPGGPSPAPSPVRTPAPSPGPGSCGSASPRSSPGHAPARAALGAAGGHRSGLTSRDTPSPVDPDTVEVLMTFEPDPADLALSSIPGHETFDPRRHRFSEEELKPQPIMKKARKIQVPEEQKDEKYWSRRYKNNEAAKRSRDARRLKENQISVRAAFLEKENALLRQEVVAVRQELSHYRAVLSRYQAQHGAL